The nucleotide window AACATAATAAAAATAGTAAAAACATAATAAAAAGAGTAAAAAAGCATAATAAAAGTAGTAAAAAAGCATAATAAAAGTAGTAAAAACATAAGGTTTGTTTCTGTTATTCGCTTTGTTTCTTCCATTATGACAGAAATAGACCTTAATTCTTTATTATAATAATTTCTATCAGGTTTTCTTAGCTTCCTGTACCTCAATCTCTTTCTAAGTGATGCTGCTTTAATCTTCAGCAGGTATTCTCAATAAATAATACTCTTGCAATCACTTTTTGGTAATTATTCAAAAATCTGAAGTTACCGGCAGTATATTATTGTTGCTATAATTTGGATTTTATGATACGAACTGCATCGGCATACATTAAATAAAAATTGTAGCCAAAAAAGAAGTTTTTGGGCAAGAATTAGAAACTTTTTAATATAAAATATCTAAATATAGATTTAATCAAAATTAGTGGAATAAAATAGATAATTTCCGCCATGTAGGATCTAACATGCAATCAATATGATTAGAGCTCTCTATAATGGTTCTTTCTGACATAGAATATGGAAACAATATGAGCACCGACCGTTGAGTAATTTAAGACAGAATGACACCAAACTAAACTAAACTAAACGGGTTTGAACTTAATAATTTTTGTTAGACCTGCAGATTGTCTATAGATGCAACCCGGTTTTCATGATTTAAAGTCTCTGGTCCAGTCTGTCAATTAGAATAACGCAAAAGTCATTGCATTATAGAATTGAGTTTTAAAACAAAAAACCTGTATTCGGCAGGCCGACATTAAGATTTGAGTGTTTTTCAGGATAGGTATACTCTTCAAACCGTAGGGAAAAACAGATAACACATATTGCCGAAAGTTTAAAAATTTACTTAAGTATAAAAATATGTTAAAACTAAAACACATAAAACTAGTTAGACTTTCAAAACATGTGATAAAATTATTCTAGGTTTTTATTTAGAATATTTCCCTTGAAAAGTAGAGGATGTCATGATAGCGCTTTTCAAGCATCCTATTAATTAGCCCTATATTTAACGCGTGTTAACATATATTTACACTGTTAACATATGGTAAACAATTGTCATAAAGTAGAGTCATTGACTATATATTCAAACCATATTTTCAATCGTTTGTGTAGGATGGAACATAAGTTCCCAAAAACGTTATCAGTGAAAAATATTTGGAAAACAGATTCACCTGCCGTATGTAGGACAAAACATAATGGAGTAAGACAATGAAAATGAACAAAAAATTGTGTTCAGTAGCCTTAGCTTCAACAGCCATTGTTTTATTTTTAATTTTAACATTATCTACTACATCGGCAGCTACTGCACAGAGTACTTCTAACACGGCTAAATACGCATATATTACGAATAGTGGGGCCACTACAGTCTCTGTAATTGATACAGCTACAAATAAGGTTACAGCCACCGTGAATGTAGGATCCAATCCATACGGAGTTGCAGTAAACCCGAAGGGAACTAAGGTATATGTAGCAAGCGATGTCAACGATGCGGTCTCTGTTATTGATACAGTCACAAATAAAGTTACAGCCACGGTACCTGTAGGCTCCGATCCCTGGGGAGTTGCAGTAAACCCTGATGGAACAAAGGTATATGTGGCAAACGAAGGCAGTGGTACTGTCTCGGTAATTGACACTGCAAGCAACAAGATTACAGCTACAATAAAAGTAGGAAATTATCCTTACGGAGTTGCAGTTAACTCGGCCGGAACAAAGGTATATGCGGTAAATGACCTCGATAACACTGTTTCTGTAATTGACACTGCAAGCAACAAGGTCACAGCCACGATAACTGTAGGAGATCTCCCTACCGGAGTTGCGGTTAATCCGGCAGGAACAAAGGTATATGTGACGAACGAACACGACGTCTCTGTTATCGACACAGCCACAAATAGGGTTACAGCCACGGTGACTGTAGGGAAATATCCATGGGGAGTTGCAATTAACCCAACAGGAACAAAAGCATACGTAACAAATTATGGGGACAGCACAGTCTCTGTTATTAATACAGCCACAAACAAGGTTACAGCAACAATAAGAGTGGGAAGTTATCCTTTAGGAGTTGCAATCAATCCGGAGGGAACAAAGGCGTACGTGGCGAACGAAGAAAGTAACACTATCTCCGTAATTGACACAGCTACAAATAAGGTCACAGCCACGATAACTGTTGGAAAGGAGCCTGTTGCCTTCGGGAAGTTTATAGGTTCTGTTCGAGTACAAAACTCAAAAAGTCCTGTTGCTACATTTTATGCGTCTCCAAAATCAGGAAATGAACCTTTAAGCGTTAAATTCACTGACAAAAGTACAGGAAAACCCACTAAATGGAAATGGGATTTCGGAGATGGAACATATTCAACCTTGCAGAATCCAACTCATAAGTATTCCAAAGCAGGAAAATATACTGTTAAACTTACCGTAACAAATGCAGCAGGCAGTAGTACAGAAACAAAATCAAAATATATAACCGTTACAACAACTTCCCAAGCTCCAACTGCTGTATTTTATGCATCTCCAAAATCAGGAAATGCACCTTTAAGCGTTAAATTTACTGACAAAAGTACAGGAAAACCCACTAAATGGAAATGGGATTTCGGAGACGGAACATCGTCAACAGCTAAGAACCCGACCCATAAGTATTCCAAAGCAGGAAAATATACTGTTAAACTTACAGTAACGAATGCTGCAGGTAGTAACACGCTAACAAAACCAAAGTATATAATAGTGACAGCAAAACCAATTGCTGTGTTTTATGCATCTCCAAAGTCAGGAAATGCACCTTTAAGCGTTAAATTTACTGACAAAAGTACAGGAAAACCCACTAAATGGAAATGGGATTTCGGAGATGGAACAAGTTCAACAGCTAAAAATCCGACTCATAAGTACTCCAAAGCAGGAAAATATACTGTTAAACTTACGGTAACAAATGCTGCAGGTAGTTTCACGCTAACAAAATCAAAGTATATCATAGTGACAGCAAAACCGACTGCTGTATTCTATGCATCTCCAAAATCAGGAAATGAACCTTTAAGCGTTAAATTCACTGACAAAAGTACAGGAAAACCCACTAAATGGAAATGGGATTTCGGAGATGGAACATATTCAACCTTGCAGAATCCAACTCATAAGTATTCCAAAGCAGGAAAATATACTGTTAAACTTACCGTAACAAATGCAGCAGGCAGTAGTACAGAAACAAAATCAAAATATATAACCGTTACAACAACTTCCCAAGCTCCAACTGCTGTATTTTATGCATCTCCAAAATCAGGAAATGTACCTTTAAGCGTTAAATTTACTGACAAAAGTACAGGAAAACCCACTAAATGGAAATGGGATTTTGGAGACGGAACATCGTCAACATCTAAGAACCCGACTCACAAGTATTCCAAAACAGGAAAATATACTGTTAAACTTACAGTAACGAATACTGCAGGCAGTAACACGCTAACAAAATCAAAGTATATAATAGTGACAGCAATTTCCCAAATTCCGGTTGCGGACTTCTGGAGTTCTCCACTTTCAGGAAATGTTCCACTAAAGGTAACATTTACGGAGATTAGCAAAGGATCGCCAACGAAGTGGAGATGGGATTTTGGAGATGGGACATACTCAACACAAAAGAGTCCAGTACACACATATTCAGCTGCAGGAACCTACACGGTTAAACTTACAGCAACAAACGCAGCAGGAAGTAATACAAAAACAAAATCGAATTATATAAAAGTGTCAGGAACCTCTCAAGTCCCAACTGCAGATTTCTGGGGATGGCCGCTTGCAGGAAAAGCACCGTTAAAGGTTACATTCACAGAGACAAGCAAAGGCTCTCCAACGAAGTGGAGATGGGATTTCGGAGATGGGACATACTCAACACAAAAGAGTCCAACACATACATACTCAGCTGCAGGAACTTACACGGTTAAACTTACAGCAACAAATGCAGCAGGCAGTAGTACAAAAACAAAATGGAATTATGTAAAAGTGACAAAATGACAACGGACTGAACGTGCTATAAAAATCAGTTTTGCTGATCTGATAGCAGGTTAATTCGGTTCTCAAAATTAACCATTTAAAAAAATGAATAAAAAGAACTACTCAACCTGGGAAATAAATAACTAGCCGTCTTTAATAGGATTAACTAAAATAGAATTCTTTGAATTTGTTTCCGTTAATCACGGGCTAGTTATTGCTTTTTACTTTTGCAAACAGTTTATAAGCAATTAATTAAAACATTTTGATTTTTATTATTTAACTCGAAGTAGTTCAAAGCTTTTCAGCAAGGCTTCCGAAATTCATCTGGCTTGAAGCCTCGGACTCCGGCTCATTTTCACTGGTGGATGTGACATGCGCAAAAAATTCTTCCACTAGACTTCCTACGTCCCTGGGTGCAATGTCTATGAACTCTTTCTTTTCTTCAGGCGGAAAATAGTTAAAAACTGAAAATTTGCCAAGTTTATGCATCTGTGAGCCCTGGTAGCGCGAATCAAGGAGAATCCTTACCCCGTAGTCTTCAGGAGAACGTACTATTCTTCCCATTGCCTGCCTGACCTTTCTAATTGTCGGCACCTGGACTGCAAACTCCCAGCCTTCCCCAGAGCCAAAAACAGCATCATAAGCAGATTCAACTGCCTTAATTCGGTCATTTAGAGCAGGGTATCCGACTCCCACTATAATCACTGTCCTGCCCCTGGAATCTCTGAAGTCAACGCCTTCACTTAATGTTCCCCAGAGATAGGTTATAAGTAAAGCTTTTCCTCCCTGCTCTCCTATTTTGAAGAATTCCTTTCGGATTTCCTGGGCTGAGACCCCCGTTTCATCAAGGAAAATGGGAATAGAAAGTTCAGGTTCAAGGAGTTTGGTATAGCGAAGTGCTTCGGCATAGCTCTGGAAATAAATAATCACATTTCCAGGCGATGCAATAGTAGCTGCAAGCAGGGCTTCTTTCACGTTCTCAAGCGTGTCCGGGCTGTCCCGGTTCTTTGAAAAAAGGGGAGGGATGGAAACCGTGAGGGTCAGCCTTCTTTCTATTGGAAATGTCGTTCCGTAGGAAATCTCTTCTACTTCCCTTGAGATGCCAAGCGTGGACTTTATCATTTCAAAGGGCCGGAGTGTAGCCGACATTAACACTGCCGAATAAATGGAATCAAACAAGGGCTGGGTCACATTTTTAGGGATGCACGTGAAAAGCTCGATCCTGCTGGCAATTTTATCGCTTTTGAAATCTCTGCGCACGTTCACAATTGGATAGTAATTTTGCCTGTCCGAAAGTACGAGGTAAGAAGATAAAAAGTCTGCAACATATCGGATCTGGGAACGTTTCGGAACTGTAAGAAGCCCTTTTTTGTAGTTCTCCGCATAAAGTTCTTCCAGCCTGCCTCCGAACTCGCCAATCTCCCTCAACCGGGTCAGGACTTTTTCCTCATCCGCAAAACCTTCCTTTATCGCCTCCCGTAAAAAGCGAGCTTTCAGGATGTCAAACCGCTCGTAGGGATCACTTATCTGAATATCTTGCCAGTGTTTTCCAAGCCTGTTTCTTTCTCCGAATTTCAATTTTGAGTCACAGGTATCTCTAAGAGCGTTAAGGAGGCAGGTAAACAGCCTTTTTGCATATAATCTAGCCGCATAGTCCTGGTCAAGAGGAATTCCACCTCCGGAACCAGTTTCTTTTCCTAACATAAGTGAATTGTGAGATTCGGGAGTTTCGCCTACTTCCGAAAGGGCTTTTTCAATAGTCAGTTCCGAGAGCATTATTGAAGAATGGGAACGGGCAGACGCCTCAATATTATGAGCTTCGTCAAAGATCAGGATAATGTCTTCAGGATCGCGTTCGAGCCATTTAAGTAGCATCATAAAAATTTCGCCACTGAGGACGTGATGAAAATTGCAAATTAGAAGTTCGGCGTTTTTGAGTTCTTTTTTCAGCAGTTCATATCCGCACATGTCCCGGTCTTCGGCATACTCCAGGATTTCTTCCGGGCTCTTTACATCAGAAAAAAGCCAGTTAGAAAATTCATTACCTTCAAATTTCAGAACTTCATATAATTCAGGGCAGGAATTGTTCCTTAAAGCCCGAGTTCTTTTCTTAGTTTCTTCGAGTTCTTTTTCAAGCTCGGTCCTGAGGGCATAAAGAGTAGGGTCTTTTGTCCGTTTGTATTTCTCATAGGCGTCCTTGAGCTCTTTTTCTTTTGAAGAAACTTCTCGTTCAAGGTCAAGGAGGTCATAGGTATTTTCCCCTTTGAGCCTGCATTCTTCGTAATCGAGATTTTCAGGGCACATCGAAGTCTTGCCCTTAAAAACGATTGTTTTTATGTCGTTGCCCCGTGAAATATCTCTTGCCTCATTTATAAATTGGACCATCTGTTGATGGACATTAGTGACTATAATAACGACCTTATTGAGTTTTTTCCCCACACTCAATGCAGGGGCAAGTGCGCTTAAAGTCTTGCCTGTCCCACACGCTCCTTCAAAAAGCACGATTTTTTCGCTCAGGAGAGCCGAATGAATCTTCTCCATTGCTTCTGCCTGATTAGGGTAACAGCTCTGTTTCGTAAAATACCGCATATATCCGTTCTTTTGCATCATACATTTAACCTGGGATTTCTCCGATTTCCAATGTTTTCAGTGACTTATTTCAGTGACTTATGCTTGTTGATGAATAGCGAATAGAACTTTTAAAATTTTTAATGTTTCTGAAAATAGTAATAATGAAATATTAGTAATTATTTTAAATTTACTCAGTATCAGTCTATTCTAATGTTTTAGATCTTCTTAATGCTTTAGATTTTCCGGATAAAAGCAAAATTCAACGTTAACATTTAAAATTCAAGCTAACACTTGAAATTCAAACTAAAATTTTAAAATTTAATATTAAAAATTAAGATAAAGGAAGATTATTACTTTTACTTGTTGCGCAGAGCGTCGTTTGTAAGCCTCTATCTTTGGCTTATTCTCGATGTCAGGATCTATTTTCCACCAGGTGATTACTGCTTATCCAGTACGCATTCTCTTCCGAGATACTTAACTCCCCATTTGCAAAGAGCCTCAAGGACCGGAAGTACGGTCATTCCGAATTCGGTTAGTGAGTATTCAACTTTAGGAGGGATTTCAGGATAAACTTCCCTGAGAATAAGCCCGTCTTCTTCGAGCTCTCTGAGCTGTTTCGTAAGCATTTTGGGTGAAATACCTTGCATACTTTGCTGGAGCCCTGAAAACCGCAGTTTTTCTGTCCTCAACTGCCAGAGAATAATAGGCTTCCATTTTCCGCCAATTACCTCCAGGGTTGCTTCCACAGGACACTGACAATGTTTGTTATTCCTTATCTCACTCACCATATGCTCACATACTATCAATTTTGTTAGTTACTATCCTGATTGCATGTATAGTATATAAGTATAGTTACTGCAAATTAAACATCAATAAATACATTTTCGAAAAGAAAGAAAAATTCGGCATAAATTGGAAAATTAATCCGGTATAAATTGAAAGAAAATGAAACTCAGGTCAGACCCAAATTCAGGTTAGACCCAAACTCAGGTTAGACCCAAATTCAAGCTAGACACAAGTTCAAGCTAGACACAAGTTCAAGCTAGACACAAATTCAAGCTAGACCTGATTTCAAGTTAGACCTGATTTCAAGTTAGACCTGAAATCAGTCAGAATCAAATTCAGGTCAGATCCAGTTTAAAGAATAAGAGGCGTGAACAAAATGAAAGTTATAGGTATTGTAGGAAGCCCCCGAAAGAATGGAAACACGAACATTCTTGTCCAGCAGGTCCTGGAAAGCGCAGCAGAAGCAGGTGTCGAAACCCGGACATTTATTCTCAACGAGATGAACTACAAAGGCTGCCAGGGCTGCGGATACTGTAGAAGCCATGACAAATGCAAGCTTGAAGATGATCTTACGGAAGTATTCGATGAACTTGCGTCAGCAGACGGAGTTGTCTTTGGTTCTCCGATTTATTTTGGCCAGTTTACAGGCCAAATGCGGCTTTTCCTTGACCGTTGCTACTCCCTTATAAATGCTGACTTCTCTCCTCGTCTCCCTGTCGGGAAAAAGGCGATAATTGTCGGAGTTCAGGGAGCTCCTGACCCAGAAGCCTTTAAAGGGGTCTACGAAGAGTTCAAAGGGCAAGTTTCCGGCTTCATGCAGGCAGAAGTAAAGGATGTCCTTATAGGAGTTGGCTATAACATTCCGGGTGAGGTCAAGAATAATATAGAGCTTATGGAAAAAGCAAAAAATGCAGGTCTTAACCTGTTCAAATGAAGGAAAAAATAAATAAAAATAAAACCGAAACTAAAGAAGCGGGAACCCAAAACGGGAAGAAAATAAAAAAGGGTGAGAAAAACAAAGGGTTAGAAAAACCTGGAAAAATTTCCTCGCCCAGATTTTTCAGGGAAGAATAGGAGTCTGAATATGGAAACTCTTGAAGCAATCCACACTCGCCGAAGCATTCGAAAATATACTGACAGGCCTGTTCCGAGAGAGCTTGTTACCGAACTTCTCAGAGCTGCAATGAGTGCTCCGTCAGCAGTCAACACCCAACCCTGGATCTTTATTATTATTGATGACAGGAAGCTCCTTGATGAAGTCCCTACTTTCAGCCCTTATGCAGGCATGTGCAGGGAAGCTCCTCTTGCAATTCTTGTCTGTGGGGATACAACTCTTGAAAAAGTTCCAGGGTACTGGGTTCAGGACTGTTCGGCAGCTACCCAGAACCTCCTGCTTGCAGCTCACGATGCCGGGCTTGGGGCAGTCTGGACCGGGATCTATCCGATGAAGGACCGGGTTGAAGGTTTCAGGAAAGCCTTTGGACTGCCTGAACACGTAATTCCTCTAGCTTTTGTACCCTTAGGTTATCCTGACCAGAAACCAGGTCCTCAGGACAGGTTTGATAAAACAAAAATCTACCACAACAGGTACGGCCAAAAAAGAGAGTGAGACTGTAAAGCCGGCAGAACAAAATTTATACCAACTACAACAGCAATAAAGATAAGTATTGAAAGTACGAAATTCAGGAAAATAATTTTTACTAAACGCTGGTGATTTTTTGACAATACGTGTGGTTGCAAAAAATTATGTCAAACCTGAGAAGACTCAGGAATTTTTAGGATTATGCAGAAAACTCGTTGAAGCATCATTAAAGGATGAAGGCTGCATCGATTATGGGCTGTACCAGGAACTTGAAAACTCAGGAAACCTGACATTCTTAGAAGAATGGAAAGATGAAAAAAGCCTTGATCAGCATTTAAATTCCAGTCATTTTAAAGAAATATTTCCATTGCTTTCGGAATATCTTGAAAAAGAAACTGAGGTTAATGTCTATAGAAAAACACTGTAATATTTCAGGTGTGTTTCATCTGTTTAATTTTTAACCTCTTCTCGAACAATTTTGGGAGATCAATACCGTATTAATGCAGTAGTAAGTAAATTAAAAAGAAGAAAGTAGATATGGCAGAGAAAAGTCAAGATCAATAACAATATTCTTCTGTTCCAGACAAGAACCCTTTTGAGGGTAAAATATGAGATGTGTTTTGAAAGTGATTTTGCTGCAAATAGTAAATTCATAATATGAGTCAATAAAGTATAATGTTTACTATTTTATGTAGAGTTTTCACTTTTCATTTCATTCCACAGCTCTTCAATTACTATCTCTTCTTCAGGGCTTGCATTCTCAAGCAGGTGTTCAAGATCCTTCATCTCAGAATCAAACTCTTGAATTTCAGCCTCAGTAAGTCCCGCTTCGAGATTTTCATCCGGTTCGCCATTTTTCATCTCAGCAACGTCTGGGTCTGCCTTTGATTCTTTTACTTCAGATGCACTATCTTCGACACAACCGGACCCTGCAAGCCAGACAATTAAAGCTGACAGTACGAGCAGGTGAGCAAATTTGACCATTTTCTGCCTCCTCAATTATTTGATTTTTTTTCTTGCTTGTAGTCTGAGTTTCTGTTCCTATCTTTTACACTGAAATTGACCTGAAGCCTTTCCTTATCTATCGCAGAATCACCAGCGTCACCTGTGTAATGATTAGATAGATTGCGGACACCTTCGCTTATATACTTACTTTGATTGTCTTTTCCGCGTTCAGAGGAATCTTTGGTAGCGAAGGAGACTTTCGGAATTATGCTAAATAATATTAACATTGTAAAATAAGCCATAAATAGAAAAACTTTTGATTCTTTCATCTGACCCCCTCATTCAGTTGAAAGTTTGTTATATTGTTTATGGAATAAGGTAAATATAAACATTCTTTTCAGAGAGTTTATCAACTTTTTTGGAGAGCTTATCAACCATGTATCTCTGACGATGAAGTATGTATTTCTAACAATGGGATTAACTCTAGTGAATATCCACTAAAAAACATATTTTAATGTAAAATATTCGGATTTCTAGGTATATAAAAATTAAAAACTTTAAATGTTAGGCATGCTTAAGAGTTAATTACCTATAAATCTGAATATAAATAATTAATATGTTTAAATAGAAATAACGCCCTGGTTATATTCCATTGAGGAATATATTACTGGATTGTAAGCAACTATGCCAGTTCTACCTGAAAGATAGAGAAAAACCTGAAGGGAGATCAATTCGAAAAAGGAAGAGGAAATAGAGAATAAGAATAGAGAATAGAGAGTAAAAACAGTCCAGTGGAGGAACAAAGAAATGAAAGTTGTTGCGTTTAACGGAAGTCCGAGAAAAGAAGGAAATACAGCTATCCTTATAAAGTATGTCCTTGCAGAACTTGAAAAGGAAGGAATAGAAACCGAAGTTATGCAGGTAGGAGGAAAAAAAATTCACGGCTGCACAGCTTGCGGGAAATGCTACGAAAAAATGGATAAGAAATGTATAAATGACAAGGATATAGTCAACAAATGCATTGAAAAAATGATTGAAGCCGATGGCATAATTCTAGCTTCGCCTACTTATTTTGCAGACTTAACTCCCGAACTTAAAGCTTTAATTGACAGGGCAGGTTTTGTTGCTAAAGCCAACAGCGAAATGTTCAGGCATAAAGCCGGAGCTGCAGTTGTTGCAGTGAGAAGAGCAGGCTCAATTCACGTTTTTGACTCAATCAACCATTTCTTCACAATTTCACAGATGATAATCCCGGGATCAAGCTACTGGAATATGGGAATAGGGCTTGCCGAAGGGGACGTTGAAAAAGATGAAGAGGGCATTCAAACAATGCAGACTCTGGGCCAGAATATGGCATGGCTTTTGAAGAAGCTCAATGCCAAGCCTTTTTAAAAAAGGCTTGAGCGAAAACCCCCTTTCAGCGAAGCAAACTTGAAACGAATTAAAATTTTACCCGCCATTCGCTGGCGAAGATGAGCATGGATTCGTTTCTAAGCTGGCCTATGAGGCATACGTTTGCTTTTTTTGCGGCTTCAACGCCTGAGTCGAAGGGCATGGATTTGGTGGCTATAAGAGGGATCCCTGCTCGAGCGGCTTTTATGACCATATAGGCAGGCTGCCGACCTGTAGAGAGCATGTAATGTTGTGAGAGGTCAAGACCTTTGAGAAAGGCAGCCCCTACGGCTTTGTCTACGGCATTATGCCGTCCAACGTCAACTATTTGCACTGCAAGTTTTCCGTTTCGGTCTATCAGGGCTGCCAGATGGGTTCCTCTGGTAAGTTTGTATGTGTCAGATTCAAGGTATTCTGTACCTGTAAAAACGATTTGCGGTTCAAACATAGAGTCAGAATCTACAAAAAGTTCTCTGCTGGCCTTTTCTTTTTTTCCGGCTTTTCCAACTTCTTTAACTTCTTTAACTTCTTCGACTTCTCTGGCTTCTTCGACTTCTCCGGAGTTTTCTGTGTAGATATCCTGGCTCTCCTTTCGAGTCCGGACACGAATAGTACTGCCTTCTACCTCAATATTTTCGATTTCCCTGAAACTGACAATTCCTTCTGTAATCAGGTGGCCGACAGCAAGTTCTTTAAGTTCGAGCGGGGAGGCAAAAAGTGTCGTAAAGAGTTTTCCATTGAGAAAAAGCTTAATAGGGCATTCCTTTGCGAGCAGTACTTTAACATCTTCAGATCTGCCGTCTGAGTATATTCTTTTTGCAGGATAAGGAGTGGTATATTTTTCGGGCATATGAATCGGTTTTCTCGCTTTTTGAGTATATGGAAAACATATGTATCCATATGCTTTTTTTCTTTCCGTTAGCTAAGAGAAACTGTAAGGTAATCGATATAGAAGGTACCCTGTTCGTTATTGTCAGTACTAACTTTCAAGTTAAGTACAAGGTCTGAAGGCGAAGCTGGTGATACTGAAAATGTACTACTGTAAAGATTCCAGTTACCCGTAGGTAGATGATTTATTGAAGAAGTACTTTCTCCTGCAAGCAACATTTCCATTTTTGGCCCACTATAATTAAGGTCATCTGCATGGTACTTATAAATTATCATAACTGTTACCTGGGATGGACTGAAATCAAAACCACTATAGTTGTTAAATTTGAATGTTAATTCAACATTACTATTATTGTTTAGATGCTGTGAGAACTCATTTTGAGGGCTATAAGGAGTTAAATCTACACCTGGGGAGTTTCCTGATGGTAATGGGGACTTTGAAGGATCATAATCTTTAAGAATGGAAGAGTCAGGAGACGGAGACAATGCTATACTATTATGCATTCCAGTAAATGTGTCAAAACAG belongs to Methanosarcina barkeri 3 and includes:
- a CDS encoding flavodoxin family protein, coding for MKVIGIVGSPRKNGNTNILVQQVLESAAEAGVETRTFILNEMNYKGCQGCGYCRSHDKCKLEDDLTEVFDELASADGVVFGSPIYFGQFTGQMRLFLDRCYSLINADFSPRLPVGKKAIIVGVQGAPDPEAFKGVYEEFKGQVSGFMQAEVKDVLIGVGYNIPGEVKNNIELMEKAKNAGLNLFK
- the fdhD gene encoding formate dehydrogenase accessory sulfurtransferase FdhD → MPEKYTTPYPAKRIYSDGRSEDVKVLLAKECPIKLFLNGKLFTTLFASPLELKELAVGHLITEGIVSFREIENIEVEGSTIRVRTRKESQDIYTENSGEVEEAREVEEVKEVKEVGKAGKKEKASRELFVDSDSMFEPQIVFTGTEYLESDTYKLTRGTHLAALIDRNGKLAVQIVDVGRHNAVDKAVGAAFLKGLDLSQHYMLSTGRQPAYMVIKAARAGIPLIATKSMPFDSGVEAAKKANVCLIGQLRNESMLIFASEWRVKF
- a CDS encoding putative quinol monooxygenase; this encodes MVAKNYVKPEKTQEFLGLCRKLVEASLKDEGCIDYGLYQELENSGNLTFLEEWKDEKSLDQHLNSSHFKEIFPLLSEYLEKETEVNVYRKTL
- a CDS encoding flavodoxin family protein yields the protein MKVVAFNGSPRKEGNTAILIKYVLAELEKEGIETEVMQVGGKKIHGCTACGKCYEKMDKKCINDKDIVNKCIEKMIEADGIILASPTYFADLTPELKALIDRAGFVAKANSEMFRHKAGAAVVAVRRAGSIHVFDSINHFFTISQMIIPGSSYWNMGIGLAEGDVEKDEEGIQTMQTLGQNMAWLLKKLNAKPF
- a CDS encoding PKD domain-containing protein — protein: MKMNKKLCSVALASTAIVLFLILTLSTTSAATAQSTSNTAKYAYITNSGATTVSVIDTATNKVTATVNVGSNPYGVAVNPKGTKVYVASDVNDAVSVIDTVTNKVTATVPVGSDPWGVAVNPDGTKVYVANEGSGTVSVIDTASNKITATIKVGNYPYGVAVNSAGTKVYAVNDLDNTVSVIDTASNKVTATITVGDLPTGVAVNPAGTKVYVTNEHDVSVIDTATNRVTATVTVGKYPWGVAINPTGTKAYVTNYGDSTVSVINTATNKVTATIRVGSYPLGVAINPEGTKAYVANEESNTISVIDTATNKVTATITVGKEPVAFGKFIGSVRVQNSKSPVATFYASPKSGNEPLSVKFTDKSTGKPTKWKWDFGDGTYSTLQNPTHKYSKAGKYTVKLTVTNAAGSSTETKSKYITVTTTSQAPTAVFYASPKSGNAPLSVKFTDKSTGKPTKWKWDFGDGTSSTAKNPTHKYSKAGKYTVKLTVTNAAGSNTLTKPKYIIVTAKPIAVFYASPKSGNAPLSVKFTDKSTGKPTKWKWDFGDGTSSTAKNPTHKYSKAGKYTVKLTVTNAAGSFTLTKSKYIIVTAKPTAVFYASPKSGNEPLSVKFTDKSTGKPTKWKWDFGDGTYSTLQNPTHKYSKAGKYTVKLTVTNAAGSSTETKSKYITVTTTSQAPTAVFYASPKSGNVPLSVKFTDKSTGKPTKWKWDFGDGTSSTSKNPTHKYSKTGKYTVKLTVTNTAGSNTLTKSKYIIVTAISQIPVADFWSSPLSGNVPLKVTFTEISKGSPTKWRWDFGDGTYSTQKSPVHTYSAAGTYTVKLTATNAAGSNTKTKSNYIKVSGTSQVPTADFWGWPLAGKAPLKVTFTETSKGSPTKWRWDFGDGTYSTQKSPTHTYSAAGTYTVKLTATNAAGSSTKTKWNYVKVTK
- a CDS encoding nitroreductase family protein; protein product: METLEAIHTRRSIRKYTDRPVPRELVTELLRAAMSAPSAVNTQPWIFIIIDDRKLLDEVPTFSPYAGMCREAPLAILVCGDTTLEKVPGYWVQDCSAATQNLLLAAHDAGLGAVWTGIYPMKDRVEGFRKAFGLPEHVIPLAFVPLGYPDQKPGPQDRFDKTKIYHNRYGQKRE
- a CDS encoding ATP-dependent DNA helicase — encoded protein: MMQKNGYMRYFTKQSCYPNQAEAMEKIHSALLSEKIVLFEGACGTGKTLSALAPALSVGKKLNKVVIIVTNVHQQMVQFINEARDISRGNDIKTIVFKGKTSMCPENLDYEECRLKGENTYDLLDLEREVSSKEKELKDAYEKYKRTKDPTLYALRTELEKELEETKKRTRALRNNSCPELYEVLKFEGNEFSNWLFSDVKSPEEILEYAEDRDMCGYELLKKELKNAELLICNFHHVLSGEIFMMLLKWLERDPEDIILIFDEAHNIEASARSHSSIMLSELTIEKALSEVGETPESHNSLMLGKETGSGGGIPLDQDYAARLYAKRLFTCLLNALRDTCDSKLKFGERNRLGKHWQDIQISDPYERFDILKARFLREAIKEGFADEEKVLTRLREIGEFGGRLEELYAENYKKGLLTVPKRSQIRYVADFLSSYLVLSDRQNYYPIVNVRRDFKSDKIASRIELFTCIPKNVTQPLFDSIYSAVLMSATLRPFEMIKSTLGISREVEEISYGTTFPIERRLTLTVSIPPLFSKNRDSPDTLENVKEALLAATIASPGNVIIYFQSYAEALRYTKLLEPELSIPIFLDETGVSAQEIRKEFFKIGEQGGKALLITYLWGTLSEGVDFRDSRGRTVIIVGVGYPALNDRIKAVESAYDAVFGSGEGWEFAVQVPTIRKVRQAMGRIVRSPEDYGVRILLDSRYQGSQMHKLGKFSVFNYFPPEEKKEFIDIAPRDVGSLVEEFFAHVTSTSENEPESEASSQMNFGSLAEKL
- a CDS encoding helix-turn-helix domain-containing protein, whose product is MVSEIRNNKHCQCPVEATLEVIGGKWKPIILWQLRTEKLRFSGLQQSMQGISPKMLTKQLRELEEDGLILREVYPEIPPKVEYSLTEFGMTVLPVLEALCKWGVKYLGRECVLDKQ